One Candidatus Cardinium hertigii DNA window includes the following coding sequences:
- the thrS gene encoding threonine--tRNA ligase, with translation MVTILIDVNGEQLSFPKGSTGLQIARRIGLLPDMLGLTVNDVVYDITRSIEEDATIRFLTWEDALGKQLFWHSAAHLLAAALESLYPTVQLGMGPPIEQGFYYDVDLGNDTATTLDTTLIEEKMLALAQRGDAFIRRAVSKQEAIAFFKEKGNGYKLELIEGLEEGRITFYQLGDFIDLCKGPHLPHSGWIKAVKILTIAGAYWRGNIHNKQLTRIYGIAFPEQKALAAFLALRAEAARRSHQKIGKELKLFTFSEKVGLGLPLWLPKGALLYDILVQFLKKEQIKRGYQPVCTPHIGHKALYLTSGHYEKYQEDCFQPIHTAEVEETYLLKPMNCPHHCEIYSSAARSYKELPLRLAEFGTVYRYERHGALHGLTRTRCFTQDDAHIFCRLDQVKDEFSAVIDLVLHVFNILHFTDYKAQLSFRDPKQDKYIGSLADWSLAEQAIQEVVTAKGLQATTVLGEAAFYGPKVDFMVKDALGRNWQLGTVQLDYQLPIRFDLTYIGTDGQKYRPVMIHRAPFGSLERLIAILIEHTAGNFPFWLAPEQVALLPLSDTYATYATTLYRLLLEREIRSVLDLRNETIGKKIREAALQKIPYILVVGEKEVETGYVSVRKQNKQISMLWDDFITQVCSEANLPS, from the coding sequence ATGGTTACTATTCTAATTGATGTTAATGGTGAACAGTTATCTTTTCCGAAGGGTAGTACAGGATTACAGATTGCCCGACGGATTGGTCTCCTTCCTGACATGCTGGGGTTAACGGTAAATGACGTGGTTTATGATATAACCCGTTCTATTGAGGAAGATGCTACGATTCGTTTTCTAACGTGGGAGGATGCCCTAGGCAAGCAACTCTTCTGGCATTCTGCTGCCCATCTTTTGGCTGCTGCCTTAGAAAGTCTTTATCCCACTGTGCAATTGGGTATGGGGCCTCCTATTGAGCAAGGTTTTTATTATGACGTAGATTTAGGCAATGATACGGCAACTACGTTGGATACAACGCTTATAGAGGAGAAGATGTTGGCGTTGGCACAACGAGGCGATGCTTTTATCCGTCGTGCTGTTTCCAAGCAGGAAGCCATTGCTTTTTTTAAGGAAAAAGGCAATGGGTATAAGCTGGAATTGATAGAAGGGTTAGAAGAGGGACGGATTACTTTTTATCAATTGGGGGACTTTATAGATTTATGCAAAGGGCCTCATCTGCCCCATAGCGGTTGGATTAAGGCAGTTAAAATCTTAACCATTGCAGGCGCTTACTGGAGGGGCAATATCCATAATAAACAATTGACGCGTATTTATGGAATTGCTTTTCCAGAGCAAAAAGCACTTGCCGCCTTCCTCGCTTTGCGAGCGGAAGCTGCCAGGCGTAGCCACCAAAAAATAGGAAAAGAGCTTAAGTTATTTACTTTTTCAGAAAAAGTAGGCTTAGGACTTCCCCTTTGGTTGCCTAAGGGCGCTTTGCTATATGATATATTGGTTCAATTTCTTAAAAAAGAACAGATCAAACGAGGCTATCAGCCGGTTTGTACGCCGCATATTGGCCATAAAGCACTCTACCTTACTTCTGGTCATTACGAAAAATACCAAGAAGATTGTTTCCAGCCTATTCATACAGCTGAAGTAGAAGAAACATACCTACTGAAGCCTATGAATTGTCCGCATCATTGTGAAATTTACAGTAGTGCCGCTCGCTCTTACAAAGAATTACCATTGCGTTTGGCAGAGTTTGGTACGGTCTATCGCTATGAGCGCCATGGAGCCTTGCATGGGTTGACCCGTACCCGTTGTTTTACCCAGGATGATGCCCATATTTTTTGCCGCTTAGATCAAGTAAAAGATGAATTCTCAGCTGTAATTGATCTCGTATTGCATGTTTTTAATATATTACATTTTACTGATTATAAGGCGCAACTTTCTTTTAGGGATCCTAAGCAAGATAAATATATAGGAAGCTTGGCAGATTGGTCCTTAGCAGAACAAGCCATTCAGGAAGTGGTGACAGCAAAGGGATTGCAGGCTACTACGGTGCTAGGAGAAGCAGCTTTTTATGGTCCTAAAGTAGATTTTATGGTAAAAGATGCGTTAGGACGCAATTGGCAATTGGGTACGGTGCAGTTGGATTACCAATTGCCTATTCGCTTTGATCTTACCTATATAGGGACAGATGGCCAAAAATACCGCCCTGTTATGATCCATCGTGCACCGTTTGGCTCGCTTGAACGGCTGATTGCCATTCTTATAGAACATACAGCTGGTAACTTCCCCTTCTGGTTGGCACCAGAGCAGGTGGCGCTCCTGCCTCTTTCTGATACCTATGCTACCTATGCCACTACCCTGTATCGTCTGCTGCTGGAAAGGGAAATACGGAGTGTCCTAGATCTACGGAATGAAACAATAGGTAAAAAAATACGTGAAGCAGCTTTACAAAAAATCCCTTATATACTTGTGGTGGGAGAAAAAGAAGTAGAAACAGGATATGTTTCCGTTCGTAAACAAAATAAACAAATTTCTATGCTGTGGGATGATTTTATAACGCAGGTCTGTTCGGAAGCTAACCTACCCAGCTAG
- the miaB gene encoding tRNA (N6-isopentenyl adenosine(37)-C2)-methylthiotransferase MiaB codes for MQQKIADAAAADIKQTHTITSKLSPSFRKVYMESYGCQMNFSDSEIVAAIMQQQGFLLTTQYQEADLIFINTCAIRDKAEQTIRNRLLLFNQQKLYNPALIVGVLGCMAERLKTQLLEEEKVVDIVAGPDAYRDLPKLVSQVDQGHRAVNTFLSREETYADIEPVRLHTNGVTAFISIMRGCNNMCTFCIVPFTRGRERSRDPSSIVAEAKHLFSKGYKEVTLLGQNVDSYRWVSAAAAVEGSIVQKNTVVNFAQLLAMVASIDPNLRVRFSTSHPKDMTDDVLYTMRAYDNICKQVHLPVQSGSNRMLKLMNRSYDREWYKERIQAIKAILGDSCAISSDMIAGFCSETEGDHADTLSLMEEIQYDFAFMFYYSERPGTLAARKYCDDVAVEVKKRRLSEIIAKQRIHSLRHHQKNIGQVYQVLIEKQSKKSADFFQGRNSQNKIVVFPKGKQQVGDYVYVRIKDCNAATLFGTLC; via the coding sequence ATGCAACAGAAAATAGCTGACGCTGCTGCAGCAGACATTAAGCAAACCCATACGATTACATCCAAGCTTTCTCCCTCTTTTAGGAAGGTATATATGGAAAGCTATGGTTGTCAGATGAATTTTTCTGATAGTGAAATTGTTGCTGCCATTATGCAGCAGCAAGGTTTCCTATTAACCACACAATACCAGGAAGCAGATCTGATTTTTATCAATACCTGTGCGATTCGCGATAAAGCAGAACAAACCATTCGTAATAGGTTATTGCTATTTAATCAGCAAAAGCTATACAATCCAGCACTTATTGTAGGCGTTTTAGGATGTATGGCAGAACGATTGAAAACCCAATTATTAGAAGAGGAAAAAGTAGTGGATATTGTTGCAGGACCAGACGCATATAGAGATTTGCCTAAGCTAGTCAGCCAAGTAGATCAAGGGCATAGAGCAGTCAATACATTCCTATCTAGAGAAGAGACTTATGCTGATATTGAGCCTGTTCGATTGCATACCAATGGGGTTACTGCTTTTATTTCTATTATGCGGGGTTGTAACAACATGTGTACTTTTTGTATTGTTCCCTTTACACGTGGTCGGGAGCGAAGCAGAGATCCTTCCTCCATTGTAGCAGAGGCAAAGCATCTCTTCAGCAAAGGTTATAAGGAAGTTACGCTATTGGGGCAAAATGTAGACTCTTATAGATGGGTTTCCGCTGCAGCCGCAGTAGAGGGAAGCATTGTACAGAAAAATACAGTGGTGAACTTTGCACAATTGTTAGCCATGGTAGCATCCATTGATCCAAATTTAAGGGTTCGTTTTTCCACTTCCCACCCCAAGGATATGACAGATGATGTCCTGTATACGATGCGTGCCTATGATAATATTTGCAAACAGGTACATCTGCCCGTTCAGAGCGGTAGTAATCGCATGTTAAAACTGATGAACCGTTCCTATGATAGGGAATGGTATAAGGAAAGAATCCAAGCCATTAAGGCCATTTTAGGGGATTCCTGCGCTATTTCCTCTGATATGATTGCAGGTTTTTGTTCTGAAACAGAAGGTGATCATGCTGATACCCTTTCCCTTATGGAGGAGATTCAATATGATTTTGCTTTTATGTTTTATTATTCTGAGCGGCCAGGTACGTTAGCCGCTAGAAAATACTGCGATGATGTCGCTGTAGAAGTTAAAAAACGTAGGTTAAGTGAAATCATAGCAAAACAACGGATACATTCCTTACGGCATCATCAAAAAAATATCGGGCAAGTATATCAAGTATTAATTGAAAAGCAATCTAAGAAATCAGCAGACTTTTTTCAAGGCAGAAATAGTCAGAACAAAATAGTGGTTTTCCCTAAAGGGAAACAGCAGGTAGGGGATTATGTATATGTCCGTATTAAAGACTGCAATGCGGCTACTCTTTTTGGTACACTTTGTTAA
- a CDS encoding sigma-54 interaction domain-containing protein, whose amino-acid sequence MKESIEVIKQRFHIIGNASLLNRAIEVAMQVASTDLSVLITGESGTGKESFSKIIHALSPYRRGNFIAINCGAIPEGTIDSELFGHEKGSFTGALESRKGYFEETNEGTIFLDEIGEMPLATQTKLLRVLEYGEYVKVGSSRVEKTKVRVVTATHVNLLYAIKEGTFREDLYYRLNTVPITIPPLRERGADVILLFHKFASDFAAKYRMKPLALTPAAKELFLTYAFPGNIRQLKNIVEQMALLEKEIVITPEVLEKYLPSEAKYALPVLYKKWMHNGSTEKAFIYGMLLDLKREVAELKELILDPSVSPVKQQGYMPHVEHFPAEYKQENLDVPLLDREYSLKTVEDKQPPATAQEPIKKLSIEAQEQVLIRKSLQKNHGNRKHAADDLGISERTLYRKIKQYEIEAYSYKLKK is encoded by the coding sequence ATGAAAGAAAGTATAGAAGTAATTAAGCAACGCTTTCATATTATAGGCAATGCTTCTCTTTTAAATAGAGCCATTGAAGTAGCTATGCAGGTAGCCTCTACGGATCTATCTGTTTTGATTACAGGAGAGAGTGGTACAGGTAAAGAATCCTTTTCAAAGATTATACATGCTTTAAGTCCTTATCGGCGTGGTAATTTTATAGCCATTAATTGTGGTGCTATTCCAGAGGGGACCATAGATTCTGAGTTATTTGGTCATGAAAAAGGATCCTTTACCGGTGCTTTGGAAAGTCGAAAAGGCTATTTTGAGGAAACCAATGAGGGTACTATTTTTTTGGATGAAATAGGTGAAATGCCTTTAGCTACGCAAACAAAACTTTTGCGGGTATTGGAATATGGGGAATATGTAAAAGTTGGTTCTTCCAGAGTAGAAAAAACAAAAGTACGTGTGGTAACAGCTACCCATGTAAACTTGTTGTATGCCATTAAAGAGGGAACCTTTCGGGAGGATTTGTATTACCGTTTAAATACAGTACCCATTACCATACCTCCCTTAAGGGAAAGAGGGGCAGATGTTATTTTGTTGTTTCATAAATTTGCTAGTGATTTTGCAGCTAAATACCGTATGAAGCCTTTGGCATTAACGCCAGCGGCCAAAGAGTTATTCCTGACCTATGCATTCCCAGGTAATATTCGGCAGCTGAAGAATATTGTAGAGCAGATGGCTTTATTGGAAAAAGAGATAGTCATAACACCAGAAGTGTTAGAAAAATATCTACCCAGCGAAGCAAAGTATGCATTGCCGGTGCTGTATAAAAAGTGGATGCATAATGGATCAACGGAAAAAGCATTTATATATGGGATGCTGTTGGATTTAAAAAGAGAAGTGGCTGAGCTTAAGGAGCTCATATTAGATCCCTCTGTTTCCCCTGTTAAGCAGCAGGGATACATGCCCCATGTTGAGCATTTTCCTGCTGAATATAAACAAGAAAATTTGGATGTTCCACTTTTAGATAGGGAGTATTCCCTAAAAACAGTAGAGGATAAGCAGCCCCCTGCTACTGCCCAAGAACCCATAAAGAAACTTTCCATTGAAGCACAGGAGCAAGTATTGATTCGAAAATCTTTACAAAAAAACCATGGCAACCGTAAGCATGCAGCCGATGATTTAGGTATTTCTGAACGAACACTTTATAGAAAAATTAAACAATATGAGATTGAAGCATACAGCTATAAACTTAAGAAATAG
- the secG gene encoding preprotein translocase subunit SecG: MFVFKILAVCIIMVAILLIAVILIQEPKDRIMSPAAGTELHRVGLNQKANFLEKTTWVLTSLLLGLTLLSAISLKYATKVRLPLNITRKKAIEPERNNTDTTKPKEAESENQ, from the coding sequence ATGTTCGTATTTAAAATACTTGCTGTATGCATTATTATGGTAGCCATTTTATTAATTGCTGTTATATTGATCCAGGAGCCTAAAGACCGTATTATGTCACCAGCTGCTGGTACGGAGCTGCATCGGGTAGGGCTTAATCAAAAAGCTAATTTTTTAGAAAAGACTACCTGGGTATTAACAAGTTTACTACTTGGGTTAACACTTTTGTCTGCTATATCGCTTAAATATGCTACAAAAGTTAGGTTGCCTCTTAACATAACCAGAAAAAAAGCAATAGAACCGGAGCGAAATAATACGGATACTACTAAGCCTAAAGAAGCTGAGTCAGAAAATCAGTGA
- the murA gene encoding UDP-N-acetylglucosamine 1-carboxyvinyltransferase, with the protein MDKFIIRGGCSLAGTIKPQGSKNEALPVMCATLLTDKPIHLHNVPAIADVQSVMHLLRILGVQITPLGEGHYQFCSADLKKEALYTESFRKEYIKVRGSLLLLGALLTRFKKFSLPKPGGDRIGRRGLHAHLEGLQQLGVSFTYHAAEERWLAQYTSLRGSYIWMPESSVTGTANVLIAASRAKGKTIIYPAACEPHIQQLCHMLVAMGVEITGIGSNLLTIEGTTQLQGTSHTIMSDMLEIGSFIGLAAATKSALTVTEVPTECFTPVWRSFQKLGIKLETTDNTLHIPAQEAYYIQQEMDGNLTTLSDAIWPGMPTDLISIAIIIAVHAHGHLLIHQHMFESRLFFVDYLIEMGARLVLCDPHRVHIVGLGNQYKLRSIHMSSSDIRAGITLLIAALAAEGTSVIGNIGQIDRGYERIEQRLNALGASIERVS; encoded by the coding sequence ATGGATAAGTTTATTATACGAGGGGGATGTTCCTTAGCTGGCACCATCAAACCACAAGGTTCTAAAAACGAAGCGCTACCAGTAATGTGCGCAACATTACTAACCGATAAACCCATACATCTACACAATGTACCAGCTATTGCAGATGTGCAGAGCGTTATGCATTTATTACGGATTTTAGGTGTACAGATTACGCCTTTAGGTGAAGGGCATTATCAGTTCTGTTCGGCAGATCTTAAGAAGGAGGCATTGTATACAGAATCATTTCGAAAAGAATATATTAAAGTCAGAGGGTCTCTTCTATTGCTGGGGGCACTCTTAACACGTTTTAAAAAGTTTAGCTTACCCAAACCTGGGGGAGACCGGATTGGCCGGAGGGGTTTGCACGCTCATCTAGAAGGATTGCAGCAACTAGGAGTGTCTTTTACGTACCATGCTGCTGAAGAAAGATGGCTGGCTCAATATACTTCCTTACGGGGTAGCTATATATGGATGCCAGAATCTTCTGTAACGGGTACAGCTAATGTTCTTATAGCCGCTAGCAGGGCTAAGGGAAAAACTATTATTTATCCTGCTGCTTGTGAGCCACATATTCAACAGCTTTGCCATATGTTGGTAGCAATGGGGGTAGAGATTACAGGTATTGGTTCTAACCTATTAACCATAGAGGGTACTACCCAGCTACAGGGCACTAGCCATACGATCATGTCAGATATGCTAGAAATAGGCAGCTTTATTGGCTTAGCTGCTGCTACTAAATCTGCCTTAACGGTTACAGAAGTACCTACTGAATGCTTTACACCTGTTTGGCGGTCCTTCCAGAAGCTAGGTATTAAACTGGAAACAACCGATAATACATTGCATATTCCTGCTCAAGAAGCTTACTACATACAACAAGAAATGGATGGCAACCTAACTACCTTATCGGATGCAATCTGGCCAGGAATGCCTACTGATTTAATTAGCATTGCCATTATTATTGCTGTGCATGCCCACGGCCATCTGCTTATCCATCAGCATATGTTTGAAAGTAGACTTTTCTTTGTAGATTACTTAATTGAAATGGGTGCACGTCTGGTATTATGTGATCCCCATAGGGTACATATTGTAGGGTTAGGGAATCAGTATAAACTGCGTAGCATACATATGAGCTCAAGCGATATCAGGGCAGGGATTACGCTGTTAATTGCAGCCTTAGCAGCAGAGGGAACTAGTGTTATTGGAAATATCGGTCAGATTGACAGAGGCTATGAACGCATCGAACAACGCCTCAATGCCTTAGGGGCATCCATCGAAAGAGTAAGCTAA
- a CDS encoding DUF4290 domain-containing protein, with amino-acid sequence MYNYNTTRPPLLLQEYGRHIQQLIDDIKKIDNKNLRTQKVNILIKLMGNINPNNGSTQKYWDDIFKLSDYQLDIDGFSPKLIQPIKRSVMAVYAATEPIKYKHYGRYLTMLLKKIVTLPSPKAQVEMLLIIGKLMRRFSSIWNNEFISNETIIEDMQRMLSMHTAHELDLAVIRTLPDDGINSKKYKANYPTKTIAHTNKHKAK; translated from the coding sequence ATGTACAACTATAATACAACTCGACCACCCTTATTACTGCAAGAATACGGCAGGCATATACAACAATTAATAGATGATATTAAGAAAATTGATAATAAGAACCTACGTACGCAAAAGGTAAATATCCTTATAAAACTAATGGGAAATATCAACCCAAATAATGGTTCTACGCAAAAATATTGGGATGATATTTTTAAATTATCAGATTACCAATTAGATATTGACGGATTCTCCCCTAAGCTAATTCAACCCATTAAGCGTTCTGTCATGGCCGTGTATGCTGCTACAGAACCGATTAAATACAAGCACTATGGACGTTATCTAACGATGCTCTTAAAAAAAATAGTTACCCTCCCATCGCCTAAAGCACAAGTAGAAATGCTGCTGATCATTGGGAAACTCATGCGCCGCTTTAGCAGCATATGGAATAATGAATTCATTAGCAATGAAACAATTATAGAGGACATGCAACGTATGCTGTCTATGCATACCGCACATGAGCTTGATTTAGCTGTAATACGGACATTGCCAGATGATGGTATCAATAGTAAAAAATACAAAGCCAACTATCCTACGAAAACTATTGCTCATACAAACAAGCATAAAGCTAAATAA